Genomic DNA from Lepus europaeus isolate LE1 chromosome 15, mLepTim1.pri, whole genome shotgun sequence:
agcagatgtcataaatagcactcttgcctcagaatcagcccttaaggcattcagatctggctcaagagcccatgagagtattttaggcatggaaagccaagacactctggcaaaaaaaaaaatagacctaaatgaaagatctctgtgagtgagatcccagtggaaagaacggggccatcaatgaaggaggtacctttctctgaagggaggagagaacttccactttgactatgatcctatcggaataagatcgaagtcggcggactcaaaaggcttccatagccttagcaactcatgactagagcctagggagattactgacaccataaacaagagtgtcaaattgtcaaatcaacaataggaatcactgtgtactttcgtcccatttgggatctgtccttaatgtgttatccaatgtgcagtgatggtataactagtactgaaacagtatttttacactttttgtttctgtgtgggtgcaaactgatgaaatccttacttagtatatactgaattgatcttctgtatataaagataattgaaaatgaaaaaaaaaaaaccttggttttaaattggaaattgcatagaaaattaatcaattctctaaaaaatatcatgtaggatctctgtctttaatgtgctgtacattgtgatttaatgctataactagtacccaaacattatttttcaccttgtgctgctatgtgggggcaaactgttgaaatctatacttaatatatactaaactgatcttctgtagataaagagaattgaaaatgaatcttgatgtgaatggaaggggagagggagtgggaaaggggagggttgcaggtgggagggaagtttggtggggggggaggaagccattgtaatccataagctgtactttggaaatttgtattcattaaataaaagtttaaaaaaaatcttgttgaATAGATAGCTGcagcaaattatatatatatatatatatatatatatatatatttacatatatatgatatGGCTATTTATTCAATCTATGCCTTCAATCACTTGCGACACAAAATGTCCATCCTATATGAATAAAATGATACATACAACACCACAAAGCTGTGTCAGAGGCAGTCTAACCATGTACTGGCTCTTACATGGACATCTTGTCAAAACAACTCATTCATTTGACGCATATTTTTGGGTATTTATAGAATGTTAAACTCATTTCTAAACAAATTACTGAgtaatttaaaaaagacaaaattgtaCTTCCTGTAAATCATAACTGTATGTAGTACCAAGATATGCAATCACTTCCACTTTGAGAGGATATGTTCTCAAAGGCTCTGAGTTATGTCTCAGGCAATTAGCGTGGACTTGCATCCTGTATTGGGCCATAAAGTAATAGTACATATTGGGAATGCCTATGTGAATTTAAAACTATGTGATCAGTTATCATTTTCATGACCACAGCATTTATAAACCTTGTTACATCCCCCACAAATATATCCATTGTTAAAATATCTCTTCTGGAGCTGAGTCTATACTagaaaacatttgacaaattCTATAGTTTTGAGCTGAATGGTCatgtgattcttttcatttctaatagtCATTAATTATTGGTAAGATACAtagttcttatttattcattattctttatttttttgcttttgttttgtatgTGTTTCTCAATGATATATGAACATTCTATTGTATGTTATGTACTAAATCCTCTAAATTCAAAAGACCTTATTTTAATTGTGGTGATGTGAAGATATGGAGATGATACAGAATCTGCTATGACTATAAAGCTATTTAATAAATACAGCAAAATATTATCAGCATTATTATAACAACTTTATATATTATTGATGGCATTTGAATAAATTATTGTTCATTGAGACTAAAATCCATTAATAGTTGGATGCAGATTTGCTTGCTGGTGAGAAATTCCCTGGCCACAAGTTTCCTTCAGGAAAGGTTAAATGTTCTTCTGATAAATTCCCTTCTTGAATGAATCTTGGGGATAGTCAGAGAACAGTGGATATTCCAGTCCACCTAGAAGAAAAGTGAAACAAGTGCATTTAAAGGAAGCAGAGCTTGTTGTGTCTCCTGTGATTGCCTCACCTGTCCTCCCTAAACCTGCTCCTTCCCTACCACCTTCCTGATTGCTTTCTTCACATCTTTGTTTCTCAGTGTGTAGATCAAGGGGTTGAGAGTGGGTGCCAAGATCATGTAGAGTACTGCCAGTGCCTTGCTCTGGTCCTGTGAATAGTTGTCCTTTGGTTGCAGATACAAAAACATAATGGTCCCATAAAAAAGTGAGACCACAATCAGGTGGGAAGCACAGGTCCAAAATGCTTTTTTCCTGCCCTCTGCAGAACGCATTTTCACCACTGCTTTGGCAATGCACACATAAGAAGTCAGGATGATGGAAACAGGCATGCCCAGGATGATTAGCCTAGCAATAAACATTTTGGACTCCATTGGGCCAGTGTCCACACAGGACAGCTTCACAATAATCAGCAGTTCACAAAAGAAATGATCCACACGCTGATTTCCACATCGAGGCAGTACCATGGCCATTGAGGACTGCAGAAATGAATTGGCAAAGCCAGAGGACCAAGAAGCTGCTGCCAGGAAGTAACATAGTGTAGGGTGCATGATGGAGGCATAGCGCAGAGGCCAGCAGACTGCAACATAGCGGTCAACTGCCATCACTGCAAGGAGGACACACTCAGTGGAGCCAAGTGCCAATGCCACCCAGTACTGGACCATGCAACCAGCATAGCTGATCTTCTTGCTGCCTCCCCACATGTTCACCAGCATCTGGGGCACAATGCTGGTGGTGAAGCAGAGGTCAAGCACAGAGAGATTtctgaggaagaagtacatgggtgtgTGGAGTCTAACATCCAGGATCGACAGCAAGATGATGGTAATGTTACCCACAAGGGTTACACTGTAGAATGTCAAAACAAAGAAGGAGAGGATCACTTCCAACTCGGGTCGTTCAGAGAAGCCCACTAAGATGAAATATCCACCTGCACTATCATTGGTTGTTTCCATCTCCTCTTCAGCACCTATCATTGAAGAAGATCCCATGTCATCTGTAACAAGATATAAGGATGATATGtgaaaaatgaatgcatttaaTGGATTTATTGGACAAGCATGGGCCCTGGATATGATCTTTATTATAATTTGCTTTTGTAACATTTTTCCATTGTACTTCCTCTTGCCATTTTATGAAAATACTAGTAGATGCACTGCCTTTATGGTAAAAAAGTAttacaataattttaattataaaataattacagtTACTAACGTGAATTCTGATATCATGAGTATTAAAAACTTAGAacaggagtcagcattgtggcacaatgggttaaagccccagcctgcagcactggtttgaggcctggctgctccacttctgatccagttccctgccaatggccttggaaagccttagaagatagcccaagtgtttgggcccttggatgcacatgaaagacccagaagaactcctggcttcggttcagctcagctctgggtgttgcggccatttggggagtgtaccagtggatggaagacctttcatctTTTGCCTAAAAATAATCAAAGCAGCCCAGGCTTAGCTGGCTCCCCAGTGTAGCAGATGCTGGCATTTCCCCTTGGACTTTGCGCAAGATGAGGGCCTGGCCTACCTTGCCTCTAAGAACTATAAAATACACTTACTGAAGTATCCAAGTTGCTCTGTTGAACTATTTTACCTGGAGGCCTCTTGAAGTGGGGGAGCAGGAATTCTCACAGCACCCTTTCCTGTTTATACGGATGGTTTTCTAAACACATTACTACTGTTTTCCAAATGAATCATCATAATTctgtcttcttcttccttttcttatgcCTGTTTCATTTTTTCCAGTGGAGGAAGTTACTCTGAGTGAATTATCTAGGCATTaagaaactattttaaatttttcttaaaagctCAACAGGATGTCTCTTTAATGGTTTAATGGTTGTGTCAACTATAAGGCAGAGAGTGACACATTTTAAGATACTGGTTATTATGCACAAATCATTGTGATCCCTCAGAAAGAATCTTTTTGGAGGTAGCAACTGTGCATGGCTCtgagtaaaataaaaacataaggtAACAGATCTCAAATATGCATGTAAGAGAATAAAGgaatttagatatttattttcaattgaaatTGCACATAAAAGTatcaagaataaaacaaaaaggttGATATAAGTTGATGGCAAATCTGTCAGTAAGGCAAAAGGTTATGTCTGCACCTGTgattaaaaatttccatttgattcctTCTGTGACTTCTGCAGTTGTTTCTCCATTATTAAACAGCAATACTCCATACTATTGACTTCAAAACAGGCATACATGACTTTTAAATAGCTTTGAAACATCCAgttatttccaaattttattttcccctCCATGAATCATGCTGAGTTGAAAAAGAACTTCTTAGTAAATCCCAGGTTTCCTGCCCACAATAGCATCTTCTCTATCCTGGTGTTCAAGTACTCAAGTTACAATCTTTCTCAGGCTCACGATTGCTCAGACACAACAGCATTATGAGATAGTAAGGACTGGGTGCTGGTGAGCATTCAATGTATTTCAGTGTTCTGTACAGTCTGCTGGCTTCTTTAGggaaaatagctaaataaatttgGAAGGgaattttacttagtataaagttgaatAATTTTGTAATAATCTATACCTAAAttgaaaatcaaaaatgaaaagtaaaggatgagaaaagacagaggcagaggtaatGACTGAGTTAGTTTGAGGTTTGAAAGAGGCAAGACGGTTGCAGAAAAGATGTTGCACAAAAGCCAACTTATAAGTGAAAGATTGAGTTCCTAGATGCTCAAAGACTGGATGGAGCCCAGAGATGAAATGTATATAAgtcagaaaatgtttattttgttcagTATTAAATTTCTAGCAACTGCCAAATATCTGGCAAGTTTCAAGTGTATATTCagttaaaaatatatctaaagaTCCCATTACATTTTCTTCTAATGAAATCTGGACGCCTCCTATGTTTTAATCtacataaaatatgtttaatttggATTTATGAAAAAGCAACTGGTATCTCAAAGCTGGTGTTCAACCAAGAAACTAATAAACTGGAGATGAATATTAAACTTTTCTCTCCAGTTTCTACTCTTCACACTTCTTATCCTCCTTCACCTCTGCCTACTTCACATGTCCACCTTACCTTTATAATGTCTGCAAGCATTTGAGATTGAATCCCAGACATCTGCCTGAACTTAGGTCTTGCTATCATGTGACTAAACACTCAAGGACTGTAGGTTTCTATGTTCTTTGTTGCAAAGTAGTTCATATTTTTGCTGAAAGGAAGCTTAACATATATGTCTATATGTTGAGGAAGTCTTGttactatgtctttttttttttttttttgacaggcagagtggatagtgagagggagacagagagaaaggtcttcctttttgccgttggttcaccctccaatggccgctgcagctggcgcattgtgctgatccgaagccaggagccaggtgcttctcctggtctcccatgcgggtgcagggcccaaggatttgggccatcttccactgccttcccgggccatagcagagagctggcctggaagaggggcaaccgggatagaatccggtgccccaaccgggactagaacccggtgtgccggcaccgcaaggcggaggattagcttgttaagccacggcgccggcattaCTATGTCTTTAAATACAAGGCCCAATTATAGTGAAAGCATTAGAAAGTTACTTTTAATTCCTTAAAGTCATGACCATTGAACTTCATAATGAAACAAGAACACAGAGAAGATACTAACATATTCATCTACAACAGACTAATTTTCCTATACTATGTCAAATATGACATAGAAGTAGAGAACCCAGGGCTACTACTTATACCCCTTTCATTTTCTACTGGGCAATGTCATCTTTACAGAATCTCTATCTATTCTACACTGGGAGATTGAGATGAGAAGAAAGATTCAATTGCAAAAATAAGAggattaataaaaacaaaatgagttaAATAGTGATTTCAGAAAGGTTGCTAAAAAGGAGTTAACTGATATGTGATTTCataaaggtaaaaaaaagaatcaatgaggATGATACTTGTCATAATCAAATATgagttaggggccagcgctgtggcacagcatgttaacgctctggccttaagcgtcggcatcccatatgggcgctggttcgagacctggctgctctacatatgatccatctctctgctatggcctgggaaagcagtagaagatgccccaagtccttgggcccctgcacccacgtgggggactcagaagaagtttctggcttctgattggcacagctctggccattttggccaattggagaatgaacctttggatggaagacctctctcttctctctgcctctcctctctctgtgtaactctgactttcaaataaataaacaaatctttaaaaaatataaattaatctaATAAAAGAATCTTATTTGTATTAACTAATTTAGAGTACCTTAATAATGCTGTGATGGAGAGTTTAGACTATTTAAtatgaggggtcagtgctgtggtatagcaggtaaagctgctgcctgaagtgcaggcatcccatgtgggtgctgtttgagacccagctgttctacttcctgcccagctctctgctatgacctaggaaagcagtagaagatgtctcaggtctttgggcccctgcgcctgcatgggagactgagaagaagctcatggctcccggtttcagattggcacagctccagtgtcatggtcatctggggagtgaaccagaggatggacaatcTCCCCCCAACTCGctgtctctctcaccgtctctgtctctctctgcctctgcctctccataaagaaatgaatctttaaaaaaagaatatttaacatGAGATCTAGGGATTTCTGTTTAAATACTGACTCAACAATCAATTACTTGTAGAAACCTGCAATGGTCTTTAGTCCTATGGGTATTCATTTACTCATCTATAGTGTTAGAATAGTGGTGtcataatattattttttcataaagttatctttttaaaagatttttatgtatttatttatttgacatacagtgtgtgagagagagacagagagaaaggtcttcctcccgctggttcactccccaagtggccacaatggccggagctgtgccaatctgaagccaggacccaggtgcctcctcccagtctcccacacgggtgcagaggcccaaggacttgggccatcctccactgctttcccaggccacagcagagagctggactagaagaggagcaaccgggactagaaccagtgcccatatgggatgccaaggccacaggcagaggattaacctagtaagccatggggccagcccataaagtcatcttaaaaaatgcaaaatatcatatatataaatgttaaagtgaaatgttattttttaactaCTTACAATTGTCTAATACTAAATACTACTCTAAATGAATAGTAATAATAGTAATTACATTTCTGAAGTGCACACTACAGGTTTAGAAATGTACAGAGTGCTTTGAGTACACTTACATAATTTGATATTCCTATGTAGCATTGTTCATATTAAAGTTTCATCTCATTGAGCATGGAAATAAAACTTACAGTGACACAGTCCTAAAACCAAGGCCGTGTCTTCAATATATGCTAGAACTAAGACTCAGAATCAAAACTCACTGGTTTGAAAGCTCATGATCACTAAATTATCACATACCAGTGCCTGCATTATTTTAGGTAGATGTGCATATAATCCCTTTGTAGtcatgtctccctgtgtctgacACATAAAAGGAAGACACTTAGTGAAATTTTGCTGAGTGGAAGGTAGAAATAGAGCTACCAGAGTGTAAGGCATTCAATAAAACATCAGCCTATACTCATTGTTCAGAATTGTAGAAAATAGGGACCATGTGTGAATATGTGTGagtacacacacccacacacacacactatacacacactGAAGTGCCTTCTACCACAAAAAGTACAGCTTCCTAAAGCCTTGAAAGTATTCACGATCCAGTTTTATGCTGACATAAGGTCTAAATGTGGCACCATAAACAGAGtcatattttgatttttcaaacCTCTCAGCATCCAGAAAGATTGAAAACAAAGGAAGACACTTACCTTTACAGGGACTTGTAAGTATAACATGTTAAAAGTCACATTCTTGTCATGGTCCCCTTTCttgtggagaaaggagagagattaTGTTAGGGCTCTGCAAGACACATGGGTCTTGCCATCAAAGAAGTCAACAAACAGAGGTCTTATTCTAGGCAGTTTATCAAACCTCACACTGTGCAAAACCAATATGCCACAACAGCAAAATAGGACCAGGGAAACAAACTGGGACTTAGCAAAACAACTGgggcttttctttgcttcttcttCATGTTAGTTTTCCTGCCTCAGCCCACAAACCATTTTAATTTGTCCCATTTTCAGAAACGTTGTTTGCACAACAT
This window encodes:
- the LOC133774471 gene encoding putative olfactory receptor 2W6 — encoded protein: METTNDSAGGYFILVGFSERPELEVILSFFVLTFYSVTLVGNITIILLSILDVRLHTPMYFFLRNLSVLDLCFTTSIVPQMLVNMWGGSKKISYAGCMVQYWVALALGSTECVLLAVMAVDRYVAVCWPLRYASIMHPTLCYFLAAASWSSGFANSFLQSSMAMVLPRCGNQRVDHFFCELLIIVKLSCVDTGPMESKMFIARLIILGMPVSIILTSYVCIAKAVVKMRSAEGRKKAFWTCASHLIVVSLFYGTIMFLYLQPKDNYSQDQSKALAVLYMILAPTLNPLIYTLRNKDVKKAIRKVIDRSTG